In Pengzhenrongella sicca, a single genomic region encodes these proteins:
- a CDS encoding HD domain-containing protein has translation MGVYDAPQWLLSAWVRSCTGAGATAPADEIRAVGSRLIDQWAGPGRHFHNLKHLADVLARVDELAEEAHDPEVVRLAAWYHGAVFSAADADVYANRGGEDEVASAELARTELTALGVPQARADRVHDLVIALRRHQPTPGDFDCAVLCDADLAMLASEPQRYKAYLTAVRAEYSHLPVEDYVRARIRILTKLQQRRALFVSPLGSAWESSARQNVTAELHRLEKELAKIEAGAVPTEAAVIPATSTFAVVRPDQDTSRPATPGRS, from the coding sequence ATGGGCGTCTACGACGCACCACAGTGGTTGTTGTCCGCATGGGTCCGCAGCTGCACGGGCGCTGGCGCGACGGCTCCGGCCGACGAGATCCGCGCCGTCGGCTCCCGCCTGATCGACCAGTGGGCGGGGCCCGGGCGGCACTTCCACAACCTCAAGCACCTCGCGGACGTGCTCGCGCGCGTCGACGAGCTCGCGGAGGAGGCGCACGACCCCGAGGTCGTGCGGCTCGCGGCCTGGTACCACGGCGCGGTCTTCAGCGCCGCGGACGCCGACGTGTACGCCAACCGCGGCGGCGAGGACGAGGTGGCGAGCGCCGAGCTCGCACGCACGGAGCTCACGGCCCTCGGCGTGCCGCAGGCGCGAGCGGACCGCGTCCATGACCTCGTCATCGCGCTGCGCCGGCACCAGCCGACGCCGGGAGACTTCGACTGCGCCGTGCTGTGCGACGCCGACCTCGCGATGCTCGCGAGCGAGCCGCAGCGGTACAAGGCGTACCTCACGGCGGTACGCGCCGAGTACTCGCACCTGCCGGTGGAGGACTACGTGCGCGCGCGCATCCGGATCCTCACCAAGCTGCAGCAGCGGCGCGCCCTGTTCGTCAGCCCGCTGGGCTCGGCCTGGGAGTCGTCGGCCCGCCAGAACGTCACGGCCGAGCTGCACCGGCTCGAGAAGGAGCTGGCCAAGATCGAGGCCGGCGCCGTCCCGACCGAGGCCGCCGTGATCCCGGCGACGTCGACCTTCGCGGTCGTCCGGCCCGACCAGGACACCTCGCGCCCGGCCACCCCCGGCCGGTCCTGA
- a CDS encoding DUF4031 domain-containing protein, whose translation MTVLVDPPLWPRHGKLWSHLVSDASLEELHAFAASAGIPVRAFDLDHYDVPDDLRDRLVELGAEPVGSRDLIRRLRASGLRIRARDRHPAGR comes from the coding sequence GTGACCGTGCTCGTGGACCCGCCGCTGTGGCCCCGGCACGGCAAGCTCTGGAGCCACCTCGTGAGCGACGCCTCGCTCGAGGAGCTGCACGCGTTCGCGGCGTCCGCCGGCATCCCGGTCCGGGCCTTCGACCTCGACCACTACGACGTGCCCGACGACCTTCGCGACCGCCTGGTCGAGCTCGGCGCCGAGCCGGTCGGCTCGCGGGACCTCATCCGCCGCCTGCGGGCGTCCGGCTTGCGCATCCGCGCCCGCGACCGGCACCCCGCCGGCCGCTGA
- a CDS encoding alpha/beta hydrolase fold domain-containing protein has product MEQRQPFPPGGPARATAVVAGALALAVVAGCGGGAAESGADGGTPSSTAGSASAARPPSRTEDYLPGLAADVWEPAASGAGTGTTVVLIPGGSWVSANRGGLAPLASTLADAGITVVSATYRTSADDAYFPTPLEDVRCAVSYAATQSPGRIVVLGHSAGANLAALAALVPSDASAAGASPSDAGTADASTATACPYPASAADAAVGLAGPYDVRELPSIAVSLFGASAEDEPDAWEDGNPLRQAGERPEVPVLLLHGDADALVPVELTTDFAAALAGGGHAVTVEVVSGADHSSIYQPGVAADTLLEWIAALP; this is encoded by the coding sequence ATGGAGCAGCGTCAGCCCTTCCCGCCGGGCGGGCCGGCGCGGGCGACGGCGGTCGTCGCCGGCGCGCTCGCGCTCGCGGTCGTCGCGGGCTGCGGGGGAGGGGCCGCGGAGTCCGGGGCCGACGGCGGTACGCCGTCCAGCACCGCCGGGTCGGCGTCCGCGGCGCGCCCGCCGAGCCGGACCGAGGACTACCTGCCCGGCCTCGCCGCCGACGTGTGGGAGCCCGCAGCGAGCGGCGCCGGCACCGGGACGACGGTCGTGCTCATCCCGGGCGGCAGCTGGGTATCGGCCAATCGCGGTGGGCTCGCCCCGCTGGCCTCCACCCTCGCGGACGCCGGCATCACGGTCGTGTCTGCCACCTACCGCACGTCGGCGGACGACGCGTACTTCCCGACCCCGCTCGAGGACGTGCGCTGTGCGGTCAGCTACGCCGCGACCCAGTCGCCCGGCCGCATCGTCGTGCTGGGCCACTCGGCGGGCGCCAACCTCGCGGCCCTCGCCGCGCTCGTACCGTCCGACGCCAGCGCCGCCGGCGCCAGCCCGTCCGACGCCGGCACCGCCGACGCCAGCACCGCCACCGCCTGCCCCTACCCCGCGTCCGCGGCCGACGCGGCCGTCGGGCTCGCCGGCCCGTACGACGTGCGCGAGCTGCCCAGCATCGCCGTCTCGCTGTTCGGCGCCTCCGCTGAGGACGAGCCCGACGCGTGGGAGGACGGCAACCCGCTCCGCCAGGCCGGTGAGCGCCCGGAGGTGCCTGTGCTGCTCCTGCACGGCGACGCGGACGCGCTGGTGCCTGTCGAGCTCACGACCGACTTCGCGGCGGCGCTCGCCGGCGGCGGGCACGCCGTCACGGTCGAGGTGGTCTCGGGCGCCGACCACTCGAGCATCTACCAGCCCGGCGTCGCTGCCGACACCCTGCTCGAGTGGATCGCGGCGCTGCCGTGA
- a CDS encoding SGNH/GDSL hydrolase family protein has translation MTESTRPPSTLPPSTQPPSAVPPRWSRYVAVGDSFTEGLWDIDPDDEGRCRGWADILATRLSSRRTDAGLPALEYANFAIRGRLLGPILADQVPTAIALQPDLVSLVGGGNDILRPTADLDAMARNLEAAVARLRATGADVLLSTGVDPVDSPIVRRTRGRIGIYNTHIWSIARRQGAQVLDLWGMRSLRDARLWAPDRIHLTTEGHARVAQAALVALDLAPDDAAWDDSLAPVPPAPRRQRALADAAWLREYAYPWATRRLRGRSSGDLRAAKRPVLGPIEAGRAVR, from the coding sequence ATGACTGAGAGCACCCGGCCCCCGAGCACCCTGCCCCCCAGCACCCAGCCCCCGAGCGCCGTGCCCCCGAGATGGTCGCGCTACGTGGCCGTCGGCGACTCCTTCACCGAGGGCCTGTGGGACATCGATCCGGACGACGAGGGCCGGTGCCGGGGCTGGGCGGACATCCTCGCGACCCGCCTGTCGAGCCGGCGCACGGACGCCGGCCTGCCTGCGCTCGAGTACGCCAACTTCGCCATCCGGGGCCGGCTGCTGGGCCCGATCCTCGCCGACCAGGTGCCCACCGCGATCGCGCTCCAGCCCGACCTCGTGTCGCTCGTCGGCGGCGGCAACGACATCCTGCGCCCGACGGCGGACCTCGACGCGATGGCACGCAACCTCGAGGCCGCCGTCGCGCGGCTGCGCGCGACCGGCGCGGACGTGCTGCTGAGCACCGGCGTCGACCCGGTCGACAGCCCGATCGTGCGCCGCACGCGGGGACGGATCGGGATCTACAACACCCACATCTGGTCGATCGCGCGCCGCCAGGGCGCCCAGGTGCTCGACCTGTGGGGCATGCGCTCGCTGCGGGACGCGCGGCTGTGGGCGCCGGACCGCATCCACCTGACGACCGAGGGCCACGCCCGGGTCGCCCAGGCGGCCCTCGTCGCGCTCGACCTCGCGCCCGACGACGCCGCGTGGGACGACTCGCTCGCCCCCGTGCCGCCCGCGCCCCGTCGCCAGCGCGCGCTGGCCGACGCCGCGTGGCTGCGCGAGTACGCCTACCCCTGGGCGACGCGCCGGCTGCGCGGCCGCTCGAGCGGCGACCTACGCGCGGCCAAGCGGCCCGTGCTCGGCCCGATCGAGGCGGGCCGGGCGGTCAGGTAG
- a CDS encoding LytR C-terminal domain-containing protein yields the protein MTKGDYPYPADEFDSVELVSGPRGVHRTPRSRWSKTWPFLLVLVLFPALAYGAVTYWSQLDDGADAGATTTTDTGTASDTATDEATATETEPAVETPADPVVETPAPIPADLSTPVVVFNATSTSGLAAGAVGVLEDAGWTDASATDYTGGGLDTSTVRYSVADLQTTAQAAADALGITTVELVEGDAIDGLEIVLESDFEP from the coding sequence GTGACCAAGGGCGACTATCCATACCCGGCAGACGAGTTCGACAGCGTCGAGCTCGTCTCCGGACCACGCGGGGTGCACCGGACCCCGCGCTCGCGGTGGAGCAAGACGTGGCCGTTCCTCCTCGTCCTCGTGCTGTTCCCGGCGCTCGCCTACGGCGCCGTGACCTACTGGTCCCAGCTGGACGACGGCGCCGACGCCGGCGCGACGACGACGACCGACACCGGCACGGCGAGTGATACCGCGACGGACGAGGCGACCGCGACGGAGACCGAGCCCGCGGTCGAGACCCCGGCCGACCCCGTCGTCGAGACGCCCGCGCCGATTCCGGCCGACCTGAGCACGCCCGTCGTGGTGTTCAACGCGACGTCGACCAGCGGGCTCGCCGCCGGCGCGGTCGGGGTGCTGGAGGACGCGGGCTGGACCGACGCGTCGGCGACGGACTACACCGGCGGCGGCCTGGACACCTCGACGGTTCGGTACAGCGTCGCCGACCTCCAGACGACAGCGCAGGCCGCGGCCGATGCACTCGGGATCACGACGGTCGAGCTGGTCGAGGGCGACGCCATCGACGGCCTCGAGATCGTGCTCGAGAGCGACTTCGAGCCCTGA
- the groL gene encoding chaperonin GroEL (60 kDa chaperone family; promotes refolding of misfolded polypeptides especially under stressful conditions; forms two stacked rings of heptamers to form a barrel-shaped 14mer; ends can be capped by GroES; misfolded proteins enter the barrel where they are refolded when GroES binds), which translates to MAKIIAFDEEARRGMERGMNALADAVKVTLGPKGRNVVLEKKWGAPTITNDGVSIAKEIELEDPLEKIGAELVKEVAKKTDDVAGDGTTTATVLAQALVREGLRNVAAGANPIALKRGIEKAVEAVTAQLLAAAKEIETKEEIAATAGISAGDSSIGDLIAEAMDKVGKEGVITVEESNALGLELELTEGMRFDKGFLAGYFVTDPERQEAVLEDAYVLLVESKISSVKDLLPLLEKVIQAGKPLVIIAEDVDGEALATLVVNKIRGTFRSVAVKAPGFGDRRKAMLQDMAILTGAQVVSETVGLKLDTVGLEVLGTVRKATVTKDETTLIEGGGEAEQIAGRVKQIRAEIENSDSDYDREKLQERLAKLAGGVAVIKAGAATEVELKERKHRIEDAVRNAKAAVEEGIVAGGGVALIQAGKLAFLQADIIALEGDEATGARIVSLAIDAPLKQIAINAGLEGGVVAEKVRNLPTGHGLNAATGVYEDLLAAGVNDPVKVTRSALQNAASIAALFLTTEAVVADKPERNAPAGGGEGGGGMGGMDF; encoded by the coding sequence ATGGCAAAGATCATTGCCTTCGACGAGGAAGCTCGTCGCGGCATGGAGCGGGGCATGAACGCCCTCGCCGACGCCGTCAAGGTCACGCTCGGCCCGAAGGGTCGCAACGTCGTTCTTGAGAAGAAGTGGGGCGCGCCCACCATCACGAACGATGGTGTGAGCATCGCCAAGGAGATCGAGCTCGAGGACCCCCTCGAGAAGATCGGTGCCGAGCTCGTCAAGGAGGTCGCCAAGAAGACTGACGACGTCGCTGGCGACGGCACCACCACGGCCACCGTGCTCGCCCAGGCGCTCGTGCGCGAGGGCCTGCGCAACGTCGCCGCCGGCGCCAACCCGATCGCGCTCAAGCGCGGGATCGAGAAGGCCGTCGAGGCCGTCACCGCGCAGCTGCTCGCAGCTGCCAAGGAGATCGAGACCAAGGAAGAGATCGCCGCGACTGCTGGCATCTCGGCCGGGGACTCCTCCATCGGTGACCTCATCGCCGAGGCGATGGACAAGGTCGGCAAGGAAGGCGTCATCACCGTCGAGGAGTCCAACGCTCTCGGCCTCGAGCTCGAGCTGACCGAGGGGATGCGCTTCGACAAGGGCTTCCTCGCCGGTTACTTCGTGACCGACCCGGAGCGCCAGGAAGCCGTCCTCGAGGACGCGTACGTCCTGCTCGTCGAGTCGAAGATCTCGTCCGTCAAGGACTTGCTGCCCCTGCTGGAGAAGGTCATCCAGGCCGGCAAGCCGCTCGTCATCATCGCGGAGGACGTCGACGGCGAGGCCCTGGCCACGCTCGTCGTGAACAAGATCCGTGGCACGTTCCGCTCGGTCGCCGTCAAGGCGCCCGGCTTCGGCGACCGCCGCAAGGCGATGCTGCAGGACATGGCCATCCTCACGGGTGCCCAGGTCGTCTCCGAGACCGTCGGGCTCAAGCTCGACACCGTCGGCCTCGAGGTTCTCGGCACGGTCCGCAAGGCCACCGTGACCAAGGACGAGACCACCCTCATCGAGGGCGGCGGCGAGGCCGAGCAGATCGCCGGTCGCGTCAAGCAGATCCGCGCCGAGATCGAGAACTCGGACTCGGACTACGACCGCGAGAAGCTCCAGGAGCGCCTCGCCAAGCTGGCCGGTGGCGTTGCCGTCATCAAGGCCGGCGCGGCGACCGAGGTCGAGCTCAAGGAGCGCAAGCACCGCATCGAGGACGCCGTTCGCAACGCGAAGGCCGCCGTCGAAGAGGGCATCGTTGCTGGTGGAGGCGTCGCCCTGATCCAGGCCGGCAAGCTCGCCTTCCTGCAGGCCGACATCATCGCCCTTGAGGGCGACGAGGCGACCGGCGCGCGGATCGTCTCGCTCGCCATCGACGCCCCGCTCAAGCAGATCGCGATCAACGCCGGCCTCGAGGGCGGCGTCGTGGCGGAGAAGGTCCGCAACCTGCCCACCGGACACGGCCTCAACGCCGCGACCGGCGTGTACGAGGACCTGCTCGCGGCCGGGGTCAACGACCCGGTCAAGGTCACGCGCTCCGCGCTGCAGAACGCGGCGTCCATCGCCGCGCTCTTCCTCACCACCGAGGCCGTCGTGGCCGACAAGCCGGAGCGCAACGCGCCGGCCGGTGGCGGCGAAGGCGGCGGCGGCATGGGCGGCATGGACTTCTGA
- a CDS encoding DsbA family protein, translated as MPSNAPRPSKSQQRDDARLKALAMRAEQDKRARRSRIIAISGLVAALAVLAVVVVMILGQAKPTAEDLDPDNPLLDVSAPAGATDNGGITVGAGGGAGTTSPDSTVTVSVYLDYMCPICGQFETANAATLDEMVTAGEITVEYHPIAILDRLSQNTEFSTRAAQAAAFIADADPEHFIDFHDGMFANQPEENTTGLSDEEIAAIAVEAGVAQATADEIAADGGAFTTWVTAATAQSSIDGVTGTPTVKINGEVTDVDLLTEGPLEEAIRAAIG; from the coding sequence ATGCCCAGCAACGCCCCACGTCCCAGCAAGTCGCAGCAGCGCGACGACGCCCGCCTCAAGGCCCTCGCGATGCGCGCCGAGCAGGACAAGCGCGCTCGCCGCAGCCGCATCATCGCGATCTCCGGCCTCGTGGCCGCGCTCGCGGTCCTCGCCGTCGTCGTCGTAATGATCCTCGGGCAGGCCAAGCCCACCGCCGAAGACCTCGATCCGGACAATCCGCTCCTCGACGTCAGCGCGCCGGCCGGCGCGACGGACAACGGCGGCATCACCGTCGGCGCCGGCGGCGGCGCCGGCACCACGTCGCCGGACTCGACCGTCACCGTGAGCGTGTACCTCGACTACATGTGCCCGATCTGCGGGCAGTTCGAGACCGCGAACGCGGCGACGCTCGACGAGATGGTGACCGCCGGGGAGATCACCGTCGAGTACCACCCGATCGCGATCCTCGACCGGCTGTCGCAGAACACCGAGTTCTCGACCCGCGCCGCCCAGGCGGCGGCGTTCATCGCCGACGCCGACCCCGAGCACTTCATCGACTTCCACGACGGGATGTTCGCGAACCAGCCCGAGGAGAACACGACGGGGCTGAGCGACGAGGAGATCGCGGCGATCGCGGTCGAGGCCGGGGTGGCGCAGGCCACCGCCGACGAGATCGCGGCCGACGGGGGCGCCTTCACGACCTGGGTGACCGCCGCGACGGCGCAGAGCTCGATCGACGGCGTGACCGGGACGCCGACGGTCAAGATCAACGGCGAGGTGACCGACGTCGACCTGCTGACCGAGGGCCCGCTCGAGGAGGCCATCCGCGCCGCGATCGGCTGA
- a CDS encoding WXG100 family type VII secretion target, with protein MSRYEVDSAQVAQAGAAVRASTSAIRTEVAAMMRHLTELQASWRGGAATAFGAVMADWSATQARVEESLDQITAALGAAATSYADAEQQAARLFGR; from the coding sequence ATGAGCAGGTATGAGGTCGACAGCGCTCAGGTCGCGCAGGCGGGGGCCGCCGTGCGCGCCTCGACGAGCGCGATCCGGACGGAGGTGGCCGCGATGATGCGGCACCTCACCGAGCTGCAGGCGAGCTGGCGCGGCGGGGCGGCGACCGCGTTCGGCGCGGTGATGGCCGACTGGTCGGCGACTCAGGCGCGGGTCGAGGAGTCGCTGGACCAGATCACTGCGGCGCTCGGCGCGGCCGCGACCTCGTACGCCGACGCCGAGCAGCAGGCGGCCCGGCTCTTCGGGCGCTGA
- a CDS encoding uracil-DNA glycosylase, translating to MPTTPLADLVAPDWAVALRPVEPALHALGDLLRAEVAAQRGYLPAPDAVLRAFARPLADVRVLVVGQDPYPTPGHATGLAFSVAPQVRPVPRSLANIFAELAADVGAPAPSSGDLSPWADRGVLLLNRVLTVRPGAAGSHRRLGWEAVTDRAIAALVERGGPLVAVLWGKDAQALTAALGPTPIVASAHPSPLSAHRGFRGSRPFSRVNALLEAQGALSIDWNLP from the coding sequence ATGCCGACCACGCCGCTCGCCGACCTCGTCGCGCCCGACTGGGCGGTCGCGCTACGCCCGGTCGAGCCGGCGCTGCACGCGCTCGGCGACCTGCTCCGCGCCGAGGTGGCCGCGCAGCGGGGCTATCTCCCCGCGCCCGACGCCGTGCTCCGGGCCTTTGCGCGGCCGCTCGCCGACGTCCGGGTGCTCGTCGTCGGGCAAGATCCCTACCCGACCCCCGGGCACGCGACCGGGCTCGCGTTCTCGGTCGCGCCGCAGGTCAGGCCCGTGCCACGCTCGCTGGCGAACATCTTCGCGGAGCTGGCCGCCGACGTCGGCGCGCCCGCCCCGTCGTCCGGTGACCTCTCCCCGTGGGCCGACCGCGGCGTCCTGCTCCTGAACCGGGTGCTGACCGTTCGCCCCGGCGCGGCCGGTTCGCACCGCCGGCTGGGCTGGGAGGCGGTGACCGACCGCGCCATCGCCGCCCTCGTCGAGCGCGGCGGCCCGCTCGTCGCCGTGCTCTGGGGCAAGGACGCGCAGGCCCTCACGGCCGCCCTCGGCCCGACGCCGATCGTCGCCAGTGCGCACCCGAGCCCGCTGTCGGCCCACCGCGGCTTCCGCGGATCCCGGCCGTTCTCGCGGGTGAACGCACTGCTCGAGGCCCAGGGCGCCCTCTCGATCGACTGGAACCTCCCCTAG
- a CDS encoding DUF3263 domain-containing protein produces MEAMATRVDTGTGLELDPCGVELAEHGQLSERDQQVLAFERQWWKYAGAKEQAVRELFDLSATRYYQVLNALIDSPAALAHDPMLVKRLRRMRASRQRARTARRLGAQA; encoded by the coding sequence ATGGAAGCGATGGCGACGCGGGTCGACACAGGAACGGGACTCGAGCTCGACCCCTGCGGCGTCGAGCTCGCGGAGCACGGACAGCTCTCCGAGCGCGACCAGCAGGTGCTCGCGTTCGAGCGGCAGTGGTGGAAGTACGCCGGCGCGAAGGAGCAGGCCGTTCGCGAGCTGTTCGACCTGTCCGCGACCCGGTACTACCAGGTGCTCAACGCCCTCATCGACTCGCCCGCGGCGCTCGCGCACGACCCGATGCTGGTCAAGCGGCTGCGCCGCATGCGCGCCTCCCGCCAGCGGGCGCGGACGGCGCGGCGGCTCGGCGCCCAGGCCTGA
- a CDS encoding glycoside hydrolase family 15 protein yields MTAPARDLAEGAPPPPPPGLTAPAGPARIAAPERPRSSTARPAPDRSAGTRWRRRAVGTAVTLTMVAYPFLLTDPRSPLANLDSSEFIRLYSDGVAVGAGGSPELVPAGVQADYLPGSRVLNPGPGDPEALADAEALAAQSRDWLAAGTVPGADGPYADMVTDALLDMRALLLDDGASVAGLSARWKYVWPRDASFVAVAMATTGHTDEALEILYFLQGVQHRDGSFEARYLADGSGPPDDRGIQTDGTGWVLWATDAVLDHLPDDAARLRAATSLRRLIDRSTEHILDLTDRESALPPASSDFWEVGEARLTLGTAAPLLSGLESAARIYSTLAEPAPATAAGARANRLRAAVVDEFGPRFGRYTDGQQRDAATAFLLPPFQETALPEAVPAWRSSALEMARPAGGLAPGAGWKDDDISWTPQTTLYALTAASIGDDDAARSWLTWVDAHRTASGAIPEKVLGDGSPAAVAPLSWSAACVVLAVAALMAPAAG; encoded by the coding sequence ATGACCGCACCGGCCCGCGACCTCGCCGAGGGGGCCCCGCCACCACCGCCGCCGGGGCTGACGGCGCCCGCGGGACCCGCGCGGATCGCGGCACCCGAGCGGCCGAGGTCGTCGACGGCCCGGCCGGCGCCCGACCGCTCCGCCGGCACCCGGTGGCGGCGCCGCGCCGTCGGGACGGCCGTCACGCTGACGATGGTCGCGTACCCCTTCCTGCTCACCGACCCCCGCTCGCCGCTGGCCAACCTCGACTCGTCCGAGTTCATCCGCCTCTACTCCGACGGGGTCGCGGTGGGCGCGGGCGGCTCTCCGGAGCTCGTCCCGGCCGGGGTGCAGGCCGACTACCTGCCCGGCAGCCGCGTGCTCAACCCCGGTCCGGGCGACCCCGAGGCGCTCGCCGACGCCGAAGCACTCGCCGCGCAGTCCCGAGACTGGCTCGCGGCCGGGACGGTGCCCGGCGCGGACGGCCCGTACGCGGACATGGTCACGGATGCGCTGCTCGACATGCGCGCGCTCCTGCTCGACGACGGCGCCTCGGTCGCCGGCCTGTCCGCCCGCTGGAAGTACGTGTGGCCGCGCGACGCGTCGTTCGTCGCGGTCGCGATGGCGACGACGGGCCACACCGACGAGGCGCTCGAGATCCTCTACTTCCTGCAGGGGGTGCAGCATCGCGACGGCTCGTTCGAGGCGCGCTACCTCGCGGACGGCTCCGGGCCGCCCGACGACCGCGGCATCCAGACCGACGGCACCGGCTGGGTGCTCTGGGCCACCGACGCCGTGCTCGACCACCTCCCCGACGACGCCGCCCGCCTGCGCGCCGCCACGAGCCTACGCCGGCTGATCGACCGCTCGACGGAGCACATCCTCGACCTGACCGACCGCGAGAGCGCGTTGCCGCCGGCGTCGAGCGACTTCTGGGAGGTCGGCGAGGCGCGCCTGACGCTCGGCACGGCAGCCCCGCTGCTCAGCGGGCTCGAGTCCGCCGCCAGGATCTACTCGACCCTGGCCGAGCCGGCCCCGGCGACCGCGGCGGGAGCGCGCGCGAACCGCCTGCGGGCGGCCGTCGTGGACGAGTTCGGACCGCGGTTCGGCCGGTACACCGACGGCCAGCAGCGCGACGCCGCGACGGCGTTCCTGCTGCCGCCGTTCCAGGAGACGGCCTTGCCGGAAGCCGTGCCGGCGTGGCGCAGCTCCGCGCTCGAGATGGCGCGGCCGGCCGGCGGCCTCGCGCCGGGAGCCGGGTGGAAGGACGACGACATCTCGTGGACGCCGCAGACGACCCTGTACGCGCTCACCGCGGCCTCCATCGGCGACGACGACGCCGCCCGCTCGTGGTTGACCTGGGTCGACGCGCACCGGACCGCATCCGGCGCGATCCCCGAGAAGGTGCTCGGCGACGGCTCGCCGGCGGCCGTTGCGCCGCTGTCGTGGAGCGCGGCGTGCGTCGTCCTCGCGGTCGCGGCGCTCATGGCCCCCGCGGCCGGCTAG